A segment of the Lycium ferocissimum isolate CSIRO_LF1 chromosome 10, AGI_CSIRO_Lferr_CH_V1, whole genome shotgun sequence genome:
TACTGCAAGGATTGTTATCTGTGAAAACTAATAAtaccaataataaaaatacaCGAACTATTATGTTGGAGTTGCTAATTTAAGGGAATTTTATCTTCAAATACTCTTATGCACATATTGGTAATACACAGTATCTCATCACACATTCTATCCCGCTTGATATAATACTTGGTTTTTTTTATGGGGCAATATAATACATAGGTTTTTTAGGCATTAGTAAAGCAGATCTAATACTGGAAGCAAAACACTACAGCAGTTATCCCAGTTATACAGGAAACCAAACattgtattagttatgcagagATTACACTGGTAACACAGAGTGCTATGTTGCAAACTAAACGTCATGTTAGTTATTCAGAATTTTGTGTGGGGTATTATTTTCCCTTATGTGGCCAACCAAATAACCTCCAAGTTTCTACGCATTAGCAGGGGATAAATCACTTCCGGACAAGCATGATTGCAAATTACTATCCCCATTGTCACCTGATTTGTTTGTGGTAAAAGAATAGCGGTAAAAGTTCTGTTACATCTCAAGCAATTCCTTTTGATTGACATGATAGAGGAATACATGTTACCTACAAGGAGGGGGAGGAAAAGGTAGGTACTAACCTGTCAAATTTGTACCCATGCAGCAAGGATTCTGCTAGAATAGTTTTTGTAGAAGTAGCAAGACAGCCAAATAACGCAGCACAGAACCCAAAAGTGTTGAAACTGAGCTCAGTAACAGAAGTAAGCAGAATTCCTCCAACAATGGGAATCAGAGAAGCCCAGATCCTCCAGTCAAAGCTCTTTCTCCAAACTAGCCACTGCAAAATCACTGTTCAAACACAGTTACTAGAAGCAAATATAGGCTGAAAATGGTAAGTAGAGGCCTCGGAAGGGCTTTGTGGATCAAGCTTTACCTGTTGTTGCAGGAGTAAATGACTTTATGGTCTGCATAAAAGAGACAGGAATATATCGCAGGCTTACATTCCCCAAAACTATGTTGATACAGAACACAAATGACATGGGAAAAATTCTTCTCCACTGATCTGTGGGATCAACCACGATGAGTGGTTTAAGTTTGAGCAATTTAATTACCACGTATGCACCAATAGCTGAGCATATGAAGTGTACACAAGATACTGTCAAAGGAAATGTAAAATCCAGTTTCTGCAAAGATGAGTAGAGTATACAACCATAAGAAGAGATATTGCAAGAAAGCATTACATGTGTACAACATGATCATACCCTCTTACCAGAATATCAGCTCTGCAGTTATAATTCAGAAGGAACATGAAGTTACTTTCCATCATATAAAATGTTGCTCAATCTTTCGAAGAAGAACAAAAAGTAGAAAGTGCACATGCTAAAATATGTCAACCTAAAATGCTGAAAAGTTCCACCAAGTAGACATGAATTTATTTGCCGACAATAAACTAAAGTAATTACTCAATTACTGTGTCAATGAGTAATACAAGCACAGCGACCAGAATTCTGATTGATGGGTGCCTACTAATGCTGTCAAACTTAGAACTGGGACTGGGATTTGGAGGGAGGTAATAGTGGGAGAGTAGTGACAGTGGTGTGCAAAATAAGACTGTTATCATTTTCAAGGCATTGTGATTTAGATCAGAGAGGAAGCCTGAGGAGAGTGAAGGTTCCAGTATTTGCTAGCTATAGTGGGAGGGAAGAGAGAGAGTATTGGCTTAAGACTTCAGACTAGGATGGTAATGAACGAGAAGCCAGCGCTAGCGCCTGGCATTAGGCATTTGGATGGTTTGTCGGAACTGGCTGAAAGTAGcaacaagaaataaatgtattttttGATGTTTGTTAGGCTCAATTAGAGCCTTAATAACAAAACATTCAAACCCCACAATTCATCAACATACAAGAGATCAGCCAAAaatcatatagatataatacacacacacacacacacataaaacaCATCTCAACTATCTTCTCAGCGTTGCAGCTCCATTTAATAGCTGGAACGCAACAACCCCTGAATAAAACTGTGGAATTAGCAAGAGCCGCCAGTGCAGCCTTGGCGTAGTAGTTATATAGAAGAATTACAGGTTTTGGATCAAATCTAGAACAAATTTCTGCCTGGCGGGATAGCATTTTAATATATTCTGACgttatttaaagaaaaaaaacgaTATAACTCAAACAAGTAATGTAGCACTATTTAAGCCTGATGAGATCACAGAAGAAACCAATTCCAAGATTATAAATTATCAAGAATGGTATAAGAAAGAAACCTGAAAGATCCATTTGTTCATGATAATAACAGCAACATTGAAACCCCACCATTGTAGAATAGCAAAAAGAGATCGAATCACAGTCCACTCACACAACACACCTTCCTCCATTTCTCTCTAAATATAGGCACGTCTGTACATAAATAGAGGCCAAATTTAGCTAATTTGGAGATgggtaagaagcaaatgagtcATCTATAGAGAGACCCCACAaaggaaaattggagaaaaataggAAAGGAGTAATGCAACagtgaaagagaaaagaagaaagaatgtcCGGTCTCTTTGCTGTCTTAGGAAATGAAAGATCCGACTTGACACGTCTTCCTATGTTTCATCAAACCTACCAGATTTGTTTTGGatcggctttacttattttaggGTGCTTTTAAGTAAAACAAGAGTATTCagtatcaaatcaagaaaaaattaattttatattttcatgttaagtgatcaaatctcaatacctatttaattaaaagTTATTTAGTTAAATAACTTATTTTTGCTCaggagttaatattttcttatcgAATGTGcgaatggctaagtggacactctttttgaacggAGTGAGTATTTGGACATTGAAATTGTGATCGGTCACTAATATAAATTAGAGTTATTGAATCTTTGTGATTGATTTGACGTGAAAACAACTTTTTGTGTTTTTCAACTTCTGGAAGATTCAGGAATTCAACTCTGGAAAAAGGTAAAAGATTATTCATGTCGAACGGccacttagtaggcgtttggccataaatatcaaaaataaattcattttttttggaatttttaaagttgtgtttggccctagtttttaaaattgtagtttttgataaaatatagttataaaaaagtgaaaaaagtgaattttttttaaaaacaaattttttgagtttttggtattccagaatacaacttcaagttgtattcggaatattTATTGCCAAACgtccaaaagtgaaaaaagtgaaaaaaaaaaaattcgaacaaaaagtgaataatttttatggccaaacagcACCTTAATTTTATGAATCACCACTAATTTATAATATAatgtttaatttattaaattattttttgaattaaaaatatttatttaatttatttaagtaACACAAAGTTAATATACTATTATggggaaagggtcaaatttacccatGTACTTTGAACTAAGGGGCAAATTTACCCCTAATACTTTAAACTTTTCACTCCTATCCCTACCGTTATCAAACTTTGCAAAAATATCCCGAGCCCTAACGGCATGTTGACTGGCTGCCCAGGTGGCTTGCCATGTCAGCCACCTGGGCAGCCAGTCAGCATGCCacgtggaaaatattttttatttaaaaaaataattttaaaaaaaaaactgatttttttaaagaaataaaaaaataatttaaaaaaaaagtatttgtataattcttttttaaaaagtatatttttttataagatttgtaatgttatgtttgtaaatagaaaactatcatcacgtttcgtaaatatttctccttaatatgtatatatacgtactttATCCTTCCGAAAATTCAATATCTCCTCATAGgaaattcaattatttatcaaatatttaattaataggcattaatttttttccctacattttaattcattctactataaaaatgaagaaaacataGTAAATTTGTATAGAAAAATCATGGTATAGAGAAGACAAAATGGTGATAGGTCCCTTGGCGAAAGATTATGAGTACCTCACAAAATGATGATAGGTccctatacaaaacatactttttaaaaaagaattatataaatactttttttgtttttttatttctttaaaaaaatatgtttttttattttttttcaaaatattttcttatttaaaaaaaaaatattttccatgtggCATCTTGACCGAAAGCTCGGTGGGCGACATGGCAAGTCACAGGGCGGCCGGTCAAGCATGCCGTTAGGCTGGGTATTTTTTGCAAAGTTTGATAACGGTAGGGACAAGGGtgaaaagtttaaaatattAGGGGTAAATTTGCCCCTTAGTCCAAAGTATAGGGGTAAATTTGACTCTTTTCCCTAGTATTATTACAACCAAGTATTACtatgagaaaataaaagaaatattctTTTAGATATTTATGgaaaattgaattattttttggtTATAAAAGATTGTTTAGTGGCTTTTATAATACATAGgcaagttgagtgacttttttgttataaaaataatttaataattttagtataataaaataaaagttgaatGATCATACGTCAGAAACCATAAAGTATGTTAAATGGTGATTATATCGTACAATATTCCTAACTGGCTAATTGATGGATTAGATTCCATACAATTTAACATTTTCTAGCAAATTCATAACATAGGAGAGTCTTTTTGCAtacttttgttcttaaaaaaaaaaaaatcaattacaaAAGGGGAGGAGATTATAAGGTAGAAAATTAAACCCCACTAATAAGGTAAAATTTAAGTAACCATAATTATCATTATGATAATTTTATCGCACAATATTCCTAATTGATAGCTCATTGATGTAAGCTGAATATGAAAAGTTAGTCTAAAATTGATGATTGAAACAAAAGCTGAAAACTAAGTTTGAAACTGAAGCTGAAACTGAAAAACTGAATCTAAAGCTGAaaactaatttaatttttttaaagctaatttttgtaaaagattTACACATAGTGGCCCTACGTACATGAGCATTTTGGAACACACACGGGGTTTACTATAGTTGTTGCGGGACCTCTGATTTTGCTCGCTCAAGCGCAACCCATATATGGGATCATCGAGTAGCTCAATCAAGCTCAACCTATCTTGAGTGCGTTAGTGAGACCTCTGATTATACTCACTCAAGCTCAACTCGTATATGAGGCTACCAAGTAGCTAAATCAAGCTCAACCTAACTAAGCGTGTTAGCACTTGTAAGCATAGGGTAGCTAATCCTGTCCACTGTGAAACTCATCAGGGGAGGTTGGCTACTTCGTTCTTTCTTAATGTGATCACATTAAGAGGTGCTTAGCCCATTTGAGAGATATCATATATAATTTTGGAGACTTGGTGAAAGTTGAAACTTCAGAGTCTAATACCAATCCTGAAACCTTATTATCTAGACCTATTTATGCCTTAAAGTGCCCTTTCTTGATAAACATACAAGTTCACTCACATGCCACACAAGTATTCAAAGATAATGACATAAAGAGTGAAAAAATAACTTTAAGGTTGAATCAAGGTACTAAGATTTCAGGAGAGAATTAGGCTCCAAAATTATCAACATTAGAGATGCCATACATAATTTTGGAGACTTAGTGAAAATTGAAGCTCCGGAGCCTAATACCAATCCTGAAATCTTGTTATCTTGATCCACTCATGCCTTAAAGTGCCCTTTCATGAAAAACATACAAGTTAGACTCACATGCCACACAACTATTCAAAGATATgacataaagaaagaaaaaacaagttTAAAGTTGAATCAAGGTACTAAAATTTCAGGAGAGAATTAGGCTCCAAAATTTCCAACCTTGGAGATGCAATGCATAATTTTGGAGACTTGGCGAAAGTTGAAACTTCAGAGTCCAATACCAATCCTGGAAAAAATTTATAGTGGGTGAGGCATGCCATGTCATAGTTGTGTGAGGGTTTCATTAATTGACAAGTGTACATTATAGGTCCCACTCCATTATcacttttccttctctttttacCCACCCCCTTCTTCCAGTCACCCTACCAATACCCCACCCATAACTTACCCTAACAATCCTTAATTACTCATCTCCATTTGTCTAAAGCTTGACAAAACAtaactttttattctttttagtttgttaaCACAAGTCATTTAATTGTACAAATTTAAATAAGACACTAAGACATGGAAAGCATTACTAATTTTTTGAGATTTGTATTTTCgtaattaattaatgaaagtCATTTAAAAAGGAGAAGGATAAtggcaagaaaaaaaatgttcgAATTACTCTTAAGTATAAGTTATATCTGAGCAAGAATAAACATCAACTAAAGTAACCTTCCAATCCTTATGCTAACGCAGTGCACCGAAGTGCCATTGTATGCAATGTGTTGAATTCCTTTGAACTCAGTATTTTCTACGtaaagtataaatttatatgtaagaATCAACTAAAAGATTACAACAAATAGTAGATAAAACCCATAATTTAGATATCCAATGAGTTCAATGTTAAGAACCTTAAAAAGTGaacacataaaatttaaatattcaaaAGCTTTACGAAAAATACTACTCCATTAGTTGCAaatttttttcatcttaatatgatgaaaaaaataacaTTCTAAAATATTTCAAAGTTCACTTAATTTAAAtcttgaaaaacaaaaatattgcATAAATTGAGGCGGAAGGTGTATGTTTTCTATGCAGGCGTTTATGACTTCTTTTTGTTTcagaatttcataaaaatagtGTCAAAACTTTACGTAATTATTTGTCAGGATAACCAACGTGctcttttctttatattttttttttggagagtaTTTGATGGATTTAAATGTCTTTTGAAAAATGATGGAATTACAAAGAGAACGCATTAATtttattactatattatataagagcaaatgtgaggacttttgtagtcctcacaataatttcccaattttttaaaatttttttaattaattacttttatgtcctaatcttatttatttaagtcaatttttttgttttttgtttttaaagtttacttttcaaaagctatcgaacctggggacttttgtagtcctcacaataattttcaattttttttaaaattttttaattaattacttttaggtcctaatcttatttatttaagtcaatttttttgtttttgtttttaaagtctacttttcaaaaagctatcgaacctcctaccctaatttttcacgttctttgattttcgattggtgctcgatatccgcatttgagcccaattaatccagataattcgcactgcatcgcgcctattcggggggagcgcttcctccaaagatttttttccatatccatgttcgaactcCTAATCCATGATTAAGAGAGGAGCAGCTCCATCTgctgcacaagttaaattatgtatttgtcttaaaagttcattaattatgtatagattatttatttaaaactaaataacttgaaaaattaggatacataagttataatgtcaaattacggttccaaatttgatttgaattaaataatttcatcaaaatggaagttaaaatattaaaggagtggaatgaaaattttgctttcatataactACCAGCTTGTGGGAGAGTTTCTgatgggtatatggttgttgttgttgtacgcttgtcttacacaaattatatttctttagttaaaatatctacttttatatcttgaatttGGGCGAGCTTAGCTTTGGTATCACATAACTAGTGGTGTAAGAATGTTGGAAATAGAAGAGTTAGGCGAGAAATAATAAGGACTTTCAGTAAATAGAAATATTAAATAAGGGAAGACACAGTGTGTTAGTAAATAAGTAAAGCATTTGTTTAAGGggacaccaaaaaaaaaaaaaaaaaaaaaaaaaaaaaaaaaagcaactgGACcgaatggaaaggaaagaaacagAGAGAGAAATAGCGAATCTGACCCACTTTTCTGAAAGTGGGACCCAACATTTCACTTGGTAAAATATTGAGAGGAATCTCACACAAGTTTTGTCTGCCACCTAATACTTGCGCCGCACCCGCCATAAAAATTTTCCCAATCCTGAAACCTTGTTATCTTGACCCATGTATGCCATAAAGTGTCCTTGCTTGATAAACATACAAGTTGACTCACAAACATGCCACACAACTATTCATAAAAATgacataaagaaagaaaaaataagtttaaagTTGAATCAAGGTACTAAGATTTCATGAGAGAATTAAGCTCCAAAATTATCAACCTTGGAGATGTTATACATAATTTTGGAGACTTGATGAAAGTTGAAACTTCAGAGTCTAATGCCAATCTGAAACCTTGTTATCCAGACCTATTTATGCCTTAAAGTTCCATTTCTTGATAAACATACAAGTTCACTCACATGCCACACAACTATTCAAAGATAATGACATAAAGCGTGAAAAAACAACTTTAAGGTTGAATCAAGGTACTAAGATTTCAGGAGAGAATTAGGCTCCAAAATTATCAACATTAGAGATGCCTTATATAATTTTGGAGACTCAGTGAAAGTTGAAGCTTCAGAGCCTAATACCAATCCTGAAACCTTGTTATCTTGATCCATTCATACCTTAAAGTACCCTTTCATGAAAAACATACAAGTTAGACTCACATGCCACACAACTATTCAA
Coding sequences within it:
- the LOC132034183 gene encoding UDP-galactose transporter 1-like — translated: MEEGVLCEWTVIRSLFAILQWWGFNVAVIIMNKWIFQKLDFTFPLTVSCVHFICSAIGAYVVIKLLKLKPLIVVDPTDQWRRIFPMSFVFCINIVLGNVSLRYIPVSFMQTIKSFTPATTVILQWLVWRKSFDWRIWASLIPIVGGILLTSVTELSFNTFGFCAALFGCLATSTKTILAESLLHGYKFDSINTVYYMAPYATMILALPALLFEGPGVVEWLYTFPSVVPAMLLIFGSGVLAFCLNFSIFYVIHSTTAVTFNVAGNLKVAVAVTFSWLIFRNPISAMNALGCGVTLVGCTFYGYVRHLLSQQPQEAPRTPRTPRTPKNKMEFVPLLHEKAEDKDNV